Below is a window of Arthrobacter sp. SLBN-112 DNA.
TACGTGCGTAAGGTTTTTCAGGAAGAGCTCACCCAGGTCGGTGACCAGCTGGTGGAGATCTCCCGGCTGGTCAGCGAAGCCATAGACAAGGCCACCACCTCATTCCAGGTCGCGGACGTGGATCTCGCCCAAGACGTCATTGCGGCGGACGCGCGCATCGACTTCCTGCAGAACAGCCTGGATGAGCGGGCCATCGACATCCTGGCGCTGCAAGGTCCAGTGGCCAGCGACCTGCGCATGATCGTGGGCTCGCTCCGGATGAGTGCGTCCCTGGAGCGGATGGGCGACCTGGCGCGCCACCTCGCCCAGCTGGCCCGCCTCCGGTACCCGTCCACGGTGATTCCGGCGTCCATGACGGAGACCTTCAACCGCATGGCCGAACTGGACCAGGAGATTGCCGGCAAGCTGACGGTGCTGCTGGAGAGCCGTGACCTCGAGGTGGCCAGGGACATCCTGAAGGCGAACACCGCCATCAACGACCTGCACCTGAGCGTCTTCAAGGCCATCGCGTCGCCCGAATGGACCGAGTCGCCCGCGACCACCGTGGACGTGGCCCTCGCCAGCCGCTACTTCGAGCGGTTCGCTGACCACGGCGTCTCCGTCGCCCAGAAGGTGACCTACCTGGTTACCGGCGCGTGGCAGCCGAACGCCACCGAACACAGCTAACCCAGCGGATTACGACGGCGGGCTGGTCACCTGAGGTGACCAGCCCGCCGTCGTACGCGTTTAAGCCCTATTTCTTGCCCTGGTTGGCTACGGCCAGGATTGCCTGCTCAGCGGCTTCGGGGTCGAGGTAGGTACCGCCGGGCTTGACCGGCTTGAAGTCCTCGTCGAGGTCGTACACCAGCGGGATGCCGGTGGGAATGTTCAGGCCGGCGATAGCCTCATCGCTGATGCCGTCCAGGTGCTTTACCAGCGCGCGGAGCGAGTTGCCGTGGGCGGTGACCAGGACGGTCTTGCCGGCCTTGAGGTCTTCCTTGATGTCGGACTCCCAGTAGGGCAGCAGGCGCACGAGGACATCCTTGAGGCACTCGGTGCGCGGCAGGGCGTCGCCGAGGCCGGCATAGCGGGGGTCGTGGGCCTGGGAGAACTCGGAGTCGTCGTCCAGGGGCGGCGGCGGGGTGTCATAGGAACGGCGCCATTCCATGAACTGCTCTTCACCGTACTCGGCGAGGGTCTGCGCCTTGTCCTTGCCCTGCAGCGCACCATAGTGGCGTTCGTTGAGCCGCCAGTCGCGCTTGACCGGGATCCAGCCACGGTCGGCCTTGTCCAGTGCGATGTTCGCAGTGTTGATGGCCCGCTTCAGCAGGGAGGTGTAGAGCACGTCCGGGAGGATGTTGTTCTCCACCAGCAGCTCGCCGCCACGCGCTGCTTCCGCGCGGCCCTGGTCGTTCAGGTCAACGTCCACCCAGCCGGTGAACAGGTTCTTGGCGTTCCATTCGCTGTGGCCGTGGCGCAGCAGAATCAGCTTGTAAGTCATGATTTTCATCCTAGCCGAGCAGTGTTGCCGGCCGCCCAGCGTTACACGGCCACGCAGGCTTTTGGACCGGTTTCCACCACTGCGGCGATAGTGTGGGGCGGTGGTTCAAAAGGCTGAACGGGTGAATTCCCCGCAACTCTCCGGCAGGACATCCGCCGCCCGGCAGGGCCGCCCGGTAGGCAATGTCACCCGGGGAACCACCAACCCCAACCGGATGCGGCGGGTGGACCGCTGGCTGACGGGGCCGCAGGCATGGCGGCTGCTGGCCGCGGCCGACCCCCTCGTTGTGGACCTTGGCTACGGCGCCACCCCGGCCACCGCCGTCGAACTCTTTGACCGGCTTGCCGCCGTGCGGCCGGACGTGCGCGTCTGCGGCATCGAAATCGAACCGGCGCGCGTGCGGGCGGCGATGCCGCTCCAGCGTCCGGGACTGACCTTCCACGTGGGCGGTTTCGAGCTTCCCGTGCCCGGCCGTCCGGTCCTGGTCCGGGCCTTCAACGTCCTGCGGCAGTACGAGGAAGCCGACGTGCCGGGAATCTGGCGGTTGGTGCAGGACCGGTTGGCGCCGGGCGGACTGTTCATCGACGGCACGTGCGACGAAGTCGGCCGCCGGGTGGCGTGGGTTGCGCTGGACCGGGAGCGCCCGCTGTCCTTGAGCATTTCAGTCCGCTTCGGCAGTTTCGGCCTGCCCTCGGAGGTGGCCGAGCGCCTGCCGAAAGCCCTCATCCACCGCAACATTCCGGGTGAACCGGTCCACGACTTCATGCAGGCGATGGACCGGGCCTGGCTGGAATGCGCGCCCCTTGCCTCGTTCGGCAACAGGCAGCGCTGGGTGGGCATGTGCCGGAGCCTGCGCGACGCCGGGTGGCCGGTCCAGGACGGCCCGGCCAGATGGCGGCTCGGTGAATTAACGGTGGGCTGGGACGCAGTGCGGCCCGGCGGCGATTACCAGGGGCCGTAGGGCCCCGCGTTGCGGTTGCCGCCCCGGCCGGCGTCCTTCACGGCGGGACGGACGTCGGCGAGGTAGACGGAAGCGGCCACGACAGCAGCGAGTCCAAAGAGGCCGAGGGTGCTGATGATGCCCCCGCCGGCGCCGAACAGCGAGATCACGCCCACCAGCGTGGCGCCCCCGGTCAGCGCAAGCCAGAACGCCTTGGTCCGCTTGCCGGTCGCTTCGAACGCGTTGGCACGGTGCCTGGCGCAGTCCACCAGCGCCCACAATTCCAGTCCGAGGGCCACCAGGCCAAGGATAAAGAACACTGCCTGCTCTACAGGCCGAATAATCAGTTCACCGTCCACGAACCCAGCCTAGCCGCCCACCGTGTCCAGCGGCTGCTTCAGGTCCGCCCAGAGGTCCTCCACGCTTTCGATTCCCACACTGAGGCGTACGAGGTTTTCCGGCACGCTGGCAGGTTCGGCCGTATGCCTGCGCCGGCGTTCGATGAGGGATTCAACGCCGCCCAGCGAAGTGGCCGGGAGCCACAATTCGAGGGCCTGCACCACTTTGTCCGCAGCATCGGCGCCGCTTAGGCCCGCAGCCGGTGCCACCTGCACGCAGATGATGGAGCCGAAGCCTTTCATCTGGGCCTTGGCCCTCGCATGGCCGGGGTCCGAGGGGAGGCCCGGGAAACGGATGGATTCAATGGCGGGGTGCGACGCAAGGCGTTCCGCCAGGAGCATCGCGGAGTTCTGGGACCGCTCCACGCGCAGCGCAAGGGTCCGCAGGCCGCGCAGCGCCAGCCATGCTTCGAAGGGACCGGCGATGGCGCCGTGGATGATGCGGTGGTGGAGCAGGGCGGACCGGATGTCCGGGTTGGAGGTGACAAGCGCTCCCAAGACGACGTCGGAGTGCCCGGCGAGGTATTTGGTCACCGAGTGGAGCACGACGTCGGACCCGAGCTGGAGGGGCCGCTGCACAAGGGGGGTGGAAAAGGTGTTGTCAGTGACGACGATAGCCCCGGCGGCGTGCGCGGCGTCCGCGACGGCCACCATGTCCGCGATCCCCAGCATCGGGTTGGTGGGGCTTTCCAGCCACAGCATGGCCGCAGCCCGCGCCGAGGGACCGGTGGGGGCCAGTGCGGCTTTGACCGCATCGGTATCGGCGATGTCCACGGTGCGGAGCTCAATAAAGCCCTTTTGGGCGAGTTCCGAGGCCATGACCAGGGAGCCCGAGTAGCTGTGGTTCGGCATCACCAGCACTCCCCCGGCCGGGATCAGGGACAACGCCGAGCTGACGGCCGCCAGGCCTGACGCGTACAGCAGGCCCGGCAGTGCGGAGCCCTCCAGCTGCCCCAGCGCCTCTTCGAACGGATCCCACGTAGGGTTCGAATAACGGCCGTAGCCCCGGTCACCGTCGCCAAGCGGACCGGTGCCGAAGTAGGTGGAGGACAGGGTGATGGGCGGGTTGACCGGCTGGTCCCTTTCCCGCGGCGGACGTCCGGCCGCGACCACCACGGTCTCAGGAGAAAGGGACGCGGCCTGTTGCTCGGAAAGACTCATGACCAAAAGCGTACTGTCCGGCCCGGATCCGCCGGAAAGGGGTGCCGCTGTATGGACGCCCGGCGTTCACCGGGCGTCCACACAGCGTGCAGCGGCGGGTCAGGAAATGTCCCCCCGGCTCGGTACGCTTGGGAGGTGAGCAAACAAAGGGCCGGCCTATTCATCGCATTCGAAGGTGGCGATGGCGCCGGCAAGTCGACCCAGGCGGCCCGGCTTGCGGCTGAACTGGAAACCCGGGGGTACACCGTGCGCCGCACCCGTGAACCCGGGGGCACGCCCGTTGGCGAAAAGCTGCGTTCGCTGGTCCTGGACCATGGCAATGGGGAGATCGACGCCCATACCGAGGCCCTTATTTTTGCGGCGTCCCGCGCCGCCCACGCATCCCAGGTCATCCGGCCGGCACTCGGTCGCGGCGAGATCGTGCTGACAGACCGCTACATCGACTCTTCAGTGGCCTACCAGGGAGCCGGCCGCGGCCTCGGCCAGGACGCCGTCAAGTCCCTGAACGACTGGGCCACCTCGGGCCTGCAGCCGCACCTTACGGTCCTCCTGGACGTTGATCCCCGGCTTGGCCGCAGCCGCCGCACTGCCGGCGAGGCGGCCGAGGACCGCCTGGAGTCCGAAGCTGATGACTTCCACGCCCGGATTCGGAAGGCCTTCCTCGACCTCGCTGCCAGCCGCCCCGGGTCCTACCTGGTGCTGCCAGCAGACCTGCCCGTGGACGAACTCGCGGCCCGGATCCTGGCCCGGGTTGATGTGCTGCTGGCTGCTCCGGTTCCTTCCTTTACCGTGGCCGCCGGGCACGGAACGGACGGTGCCGGCTCATGACGGTGTGGGATGACCTCTCGGGCCAGGCCGCCGTCGTCGAACAGCTGCGCCAGGCCGCAAGCGGCGAAGCCCTGACGCACGCCTGGCTGTTCACCGGGCCGCCGGGCTCCGGGCGCTCCAATGCTGCCAAAGCCTTCGCGGCCGCGCTGAACTGCGACCAGGAGGACGTGGGACTCCGGGGCTGCGGCCAGTGCCAGGCATGCCGCACAATCCTCGGCGAAACCCACTCGGACGTCACTTTCGTCCGCACGGAAAAGGTCACCATCACCATCGATGAAGCCCGCGAACTGGTGGCGACGGCCGGGAACCGGCCGTCCTCGGGGCGCTGGCGGATCATTGTGGTGGAGGACGCCGACCGGATGGCCGAGCGGACCACCAACGTGCTGCTGAAGGCCATCGAGGAACCCACCCCGCGGACCGTGTGGATGCTCTGCGCACCCTCCCCGGCCGACGTCCTGGTGACCATCCGGTCGCGCTGCCGCAGCGTTGCCTTGCGATTGCCGCCGGCCTCCGAAGTTGCAGCCCTGCTGGTCAGGCGGGACGGCGTTGATCCTGACCTCGCCGAACGCGCCGCACGCGCGGCACAAAGCCACGTGGGCATCGCCCGCCGGCTGGCCCGCGACCCCGCCGCCAGGGAGCGCCGGCTGGAAACGGTGCGGTTCCCGCTCGGACTGCGGGGCGTAACCGCCGCAGTGATGATGGCGGACAAGCTGGTGAAGATCGCCACCGCAGAGGCCACCAGCTCCAACGAAGAGCGCGACGCCGCGGAAAAGACCGCCCTCCTGGCAACGCTGGGCGCGCCGGAGTCCGGCACCCTCCCCCCGGCTATGCGCAGCCAGGTGAGACAGCTTGAGGAGGACCAGAAACGGCGGGCCAAGCGGTCCATCACGGACTCATTGGACCGGACCCTCACCGATCTGTTGTCCTTCTACCGGGACGTACTGATCATCCAGCTGGGGAACGCCGTGGAGCTGGTCAACGTTGAGCTGAGGAGTGAGCTGGAGGAGTTCGCCGCCCGCAGCACTCCGGAAGGCACGCTTGCCCGGATGGATGCCATCAACAAAGCCCGCGAACGCATCACCACCACCAACGTCGCCCCGCTGCTGACCCTCGAGTCCATGGCGGCCAGCCTGATCCAGCCCTCCAAGGAGACCCGATGACTGCCCGCCCCCTGCCCGCACGCCACAGGTCCCTGATGTCTGCCGTCCGCGCCGCGGGCGCCATGGCCCTGGTCATGGCACTCGCCTCGTGCAGCCTGCTCAACGGCGGGGACAAGAGCCCGCCGGAGGCGGCCACCGCCAAGGCCGACCCGTCGATCGTGGCGTCCGCTCCCGCGGGGCTGGAGAAGTTCTATTCGCAGGAAGTGGTGTGGCAGCCCTGCGAAGGCGAATTCCAGTGTGCCAAGGTGACTGTCCCCCTTGACTACGCCAACCCGGCCGGCGACACCATTCAGATCGCGGCCCTGCGGGCTCCCAGCACCGGCAAGAAAACGGGCAGCCTGCTGGTCAATCCCGGCGGCCCGGGCGCTTCCGGGTACGACTTCGTGAAGGACGCGGCCGCCACACACTTTTCGGCGGCCGTCCGCAATGCATACGACCTCGTGGGCTTCGATCCCCGCGGCGTCAAGCGTTCGGCTCCCGTTACCTGCATGACAGACGCCGAACGTGACGCGGCACGTGCCAAGACTTACGCCCTCGAAACCGACACCGGACTTGCGGCGGCCCTGGCGGACAACAAGGCAATTGCCGCCCAGTGCGCGGCGCAAACAGGCCCGGTCCTGGCGCACATCGACACCGTCAGCGCCGCCAAGGACCTGGATGTGCTGCGTGCTGTGGTCAATGACACCAAGCTGAATTACCTCGGATATTCGTATGGGACATTCCTGGGCTCCACCTACGCCTCACTGTTTCCGGACAACGTAGGCCGGATGGTCCTCGACGGCGCACTCGACCCGTCCATCAGCAACGAGGACCTGACCAGCGGCCAGGCCCGCGCCTTCGAGAAAGCCATCCACACCTATGTGGCCAGCTGCCAGCGGCAGGGCAAGTGCCCGTTGACCGGTGACGTCGACTCCGGCGTGCAGCAGATCCGGGACCTCATCAACGCCGTCCAACAGACACCCCGTACGGCCAAGGACGGCCGCCTGGTCAACGCAACGACGTTCGTCAGCGGCCTGATCACCCCGCTCTACAACGACCAGAGCTGGCCTGCCCTCACGCAGGCGTTGGAGGCTGCCATGAACGGTGACGTGAGCCTGGTGCTTCGCCTTGCCGACATCAGCGCTGACCGTTCGACCGACGGCTCGTACACCTCCAATTCCACGTTCGCCTTCAACGCGGTCAACTGCCTGGATTACCCCATGGTTTCCGACACCGCCGGAATGCGGGCCGAGGAGAAACGCCTGGAACAGGACTCCCCCACCTTTGGCTACTTCTTTGCTTACGGCGGGACCAGTTGCGCGGACTGGCCGTACAAGAACGTCCGGACGCCGCAGCCGGTGGAATACAAGGGGGATTCCCCGATTGTCGTCATCGGCACCACCGGCGACCCCGCTACCCCGGTGGACTGGGCTGCGTCTTTGCGCAAACAGCTGGGGAACGCCTCGCTGCTCACATGGAAGGGCGAGGGGCACACTGCTTACGGCCGGGCCAACAGCTGTCTTGAAGATTCGGTGGACAACTACCTGGTGGGCGGCAAGCTTCCGGCCGATAACACCGTGTGTTGAACCCCTCACCGGCTTCCGGTTGTCCCATTTTGACCGGGGCGCGGAGACTCTATTACAGTTGACTCTTGCATGAAGCGCCCGGTTCAGCCGGGGAATTCGTGCGGTGCTTCCTTAGCTCAGTCGGTAGAGCGTTTCACTCGTAATGAAAAGGTCATCAGTTCGATTCTGATAGGAAGCTCGGGATAAACCCCGGACAGCCCCTTGTTTTAGGGGTTTCCGGGGTTTTTCGCTGGTTAACGGGTGGCTGCCCCGCGCGCAGGGCACACTTTGGCCTGGCAGGTGAACGTTGAGGGTGGGTACGAAGATCTGAGTCATTGGCTGCATATGTGCGGTGATCACGACACGGCTACCCGCATCGAGCAGGCGATGCTATCCAGGCTCCGTGTACGAGGGAATCAGCACTGCTCGAACTGCCCACGGCGAGCAGGTTAAGCTCAGGAGACTGACTGCGGATTGGGGGGGGGTGGTGGGACCGGCGTCGAAATAGTTTGGAGCTCAAACTGCCGTAATCCCTGTCCTTCACCCTGGAAAACGTACGTCAGGGCCCTCCCCGGCTTTTGGAGTCCAAATCAACCGCGCAGCTGGAAGGGACAGGCCAATGGAGCTCTCCCAAGAAGGGGACGTAAGGAGTGCCCTCTGATACTGGCATGCGCGCACAACCCGTCGATGGATGAACATGACGGCGCCTGCGCTCCGTCCTCTCTTCGCTTGGAACCACCACAAAGTCATGGACAAAGGCCGAACCAGTTTGGCGGCCTACCTGGGCGCGGCTGGTGGCCAACACCTCGCGCGAGGCGTCACGTTCCATAACCGACTGTGCCTCGCTGAGCCAATGCATGCCTGGGCTCTACCTCAGGCTAGACGGGACTTGAGCCGCCCGCATCAATTCGCTAGAGCACCCGCTGGCGGTAGGGCCTTTGTACCCTTAGGCCGGGAGTCGCCCGGGACTATCTTCGGGCCATGGATGACAAGCAAGGCCTAGTGCCACAAGGCGTTGTTCTCGTACACGGCATGTGGGGTGTCCCCGAAGACTGGGCGTGGGTCCAGCGTGCACTCAAAAAGCAACCCAACCTGCAGGTGGTCGCACCGGATCTCCCATCGCACCGCTTGCCCGACGCTGGGCTGCTCGAAGACGCTGACGAGGTCCGTGCGGCCATCGAGGCAAGCCCGGCACCCACGGTCGTTGTCGGCTGGTCCTATGGCTGTGATGTTGTGGGGATTGCGGCCCACGGCATGGACAACGTGGCCCATCTGGTGTACGTCTCGTCCCCTCCCCTGAAGCGGCATTCCGAAGTCCGTGATGCGAGCTGGGTGGACGCGATGGAGCACATGCATCATGACGAGCACGGCCGGCATGCCCTGGACGGGGACTGGTGGCTCAGCGAGGATGAAGCCGGTTTGCGGCTCCCTGACGAAGTGCGCGCCTTCCTGAAAGACCACCCCCGCAGGTTCGCCACGAAAAAGACCCGCAGCGATCCCGTCCCGGCCGAGGCCTGGGCCGAGATTCCCACGACCGTACTCCTGGGAGCACATGACAATCTGACCAGCCAGGAAGCGCGGGCATGGGCACGCGAAGCAGTGACAGATGTCCGCGACGTCGATACGGACCATTTCATGCTGTTCAACCGCCCGGAGATCATCGCGGACGCCATCCTCGAGCATCCGCCCAAGTAGGAACTGGGCTTGCCAACACATTACTAAGCATGCTTATGATAGGTGTAATCGGATGGGGATCCGGTGCGAGGGGAATTGAAAAGGGTGCGCTCAGTTCAAACGGGGCGCACCCTTTTCGCGTCGTCCCGGGGTTGCTCCCGCGAATCCCGGCCCAAGCGTCCTAGGCTGTCGGCATGCACCCCTTAGCGGCGATCGGCCTGGTATTCCTTGCTGGGTTGGCGTGGATGGGCACCATCCTGACGCTGCTGATTGCCCTGGCCAAGGCACGGCACCTGCGCCCAACCGATGGGGGTCCCACCAACCAAGAGAACGTGGAGATGCACAAATCCGAGGACACCCAGGAGCTGCTCAGCCCACGGCTGGGGTCAGCCCTGGGACCCAGCCCAAACGCCAGGCACCTGATCCGGAATGGATGCTGAACCAGGTCGTCCCCGGGCTGGCGGCAAGGACGGCCGGGGCGGGGCGCAAACAGCCGGCCATAGGGTTGCCCAATTCCGACCTTAAGGCGCTGATTCCCGTTGCCTGGCTCCCGGGCGCCGGGTAATCGATATCCCGCAAGGACAACGAACAGCTATGCAGGAGTCGCCTCAACCACGTCCGCGGATGTCACCTGCAAACACATCATTCTTCCCAGAAAGGGTGGGCTTTTTCCCCTGCCTGAAGTATTCGTTCTACTCCTGGGACCAGGTGTGCCGCTCAGCCTTCTGGAAGGGAGGCTGGTGGGATGGCCGCTACCCACACTGCTGGCGAAGAGCCAACGGGCCTGACAAGCTCCTGAGCCACCGGTGCGGACAAAGACGTGGGTCGCCAAACCTGTCGCAGCGGATTTCTCCCCCACCAGTTCCCCAGATTGTCCGCGTTCCGTCATGCCTTTCTCATGAGCGTAGGCTTCGCACTCTATGTTCAGCCTGGACGCGTGAAGAAGCCTTTCGGGTCGTCGACACCCAGCAATTCGTGATGGAAGTTGATGGCGTCCACCGGCCGGGTACCCACGAACAGGACTGCCACCTCCCGGGAGTGCACCACCTATCGACGGTGAGAAGCTCGTTCACTCAAAAGTGTTGGAGTGCCTGATGCAACATCCGGTGCCCTTGGGATTCAAAGGCTTCATCGCCTACGATATGGGCCCAGACAGCCGTCCCCACGGCTTCGCGCAGCAGGTTCATCCGCCAGACAGTCTGGGATCGAGGGTCTTCGCCGTACCCATGCAGGAAGGCTACCTCCAGGCCCGGAGCCTGCTGCCACTGCTGGACCGTCAGCCTGCAGAAATCTGTGGCTGCGGGACGAAAGTCGAAGCGGCCGAAGTCAATTGCCTTTACCGCGCCGTGATCGCTAAGCCAGTTCCTGGGCTGCCAGTCCCCATGTGTGGGAACAACATCTATTGGCTGCGGCCGGTACTCGGCCAGCCGACAGCGGACTTCCTGTTCCACAGCCGATTCAATGCGATGCTGTTTGTCCAGCCAGTTTATGGATTTTGCTGTTTCGCGGAACTCGTAGTGTTCGTCGATTCTTCGTTCCTGGGCGTGCAGTGCCTTGAGTAGCTCACCTGCCTGGAAGTGAACGTCTTCGGCGAATTCGACGTCGGTGTTCTCCAGGAGGTCACCGTCCAGATATTCAAGAACCAGAAGGTTCAGCTCCCGGCTGGAGTGCAGCATCCGCCCTGCCCGCCCCCGTTCGACGAGGGGACGGGTGTAGGACGTGTGCGCGCTGATCTCCCGCCCTATGTGGTGGTTCGCGGGGCCCGCGGATTTCACGATCACCATGGAGCCGTTTACCTGAACCTGCAGGACCTGCGTGTCCAGCTGCCCCCAAGACAGGTCGGCAATAAGCTCTGGCCTGTGCAGCCAAGCGCTCACCACGTCAGCCTGCAGGGTCGATAACCGTCCGCCATCCCATCGCAGCATGTGCCGGAGCCTACCAGCGTTCTGTCCGGTCAAGTCGTCAAGGGCCGGGGATAGACTGGGGCGGGTTAGGACGGATTGGGGGATCCAGAGCGGCTTAGGCCACTGTTCCGCTGGTCGGTCGCAGCTAGCAAACCAAGGATGACCATGACCTTCTTTCAGGGCTTTCCTGCACCGGACTTCCCCTCGCGGCCCAGAACTCCGAAGCCTGTCCGCCCGGAATGGTCTGGTGCTCCCGCCGACGAACTGCCGGCCGTCGTCCACCTTGGCCAGTTCCTGTACCGGAGTCCCACGCGCATCCTCGCCGTTAGGGGCGCGCACGTTTTCTCCACTGGCTGCCTCATTGACGTCTCCTGGTTACTACGACGCGGTGATGAGACGGATAAGGAATGGGCCATGCTCCACGCAACTTTCTTCGGTTCAAGGCACGTCCCGATCAGTGCGAGTAAAGGCACGGAGCTCCTCTTCGGCGTCCAGATCTCAGACGGATCGAAGGCCAGCACTGGCAGCATTCCATCACCTTACAAGCCCGACGACCCGACCTACCGCCCTGACCCACCAGTCCTCTACCTTCAGAACCAAGGAGGCGGCGGTGGAGATGACGAACTGGCAGGGTCCGGAACTTTGTGGCTGTGGCCGCTACCGCCCGCCGGGGACCTGCGGCTGGTCGCCCAATGGACCGACATGGGTATGCCCGAATCCTCCATCACCGTGGACGGCACGCAGCTCCGCGACGCTGCCGCCGGTGCGCAGAAGTACTGGCCGGAAGAAGCCCAGTGATGATTGACCCTGACAGCGTGGCCCCGACCCTGGTCTTTGCGCCGGTCTTCTTCTACGTCCCCTACGGCGTCATCCACCCCACGCATCAGCCCCGGTGATGAGAAAACGGGGAGAGCCCTCATGGCCCTGGACCCAACTTTGGCCTTGGATGATTGGCATTGTCGCCGTCGTGGTCTTCCTTCTGCCCTGGTCCGTCATGCAAGTCGGACATTGCACCGATTACGCTCCCGGGCAGGGAGAGAGCTACTGCGAAAGCGGGCCTATTATCGGGTCCCTTGCCGCAAGCGTCCTGGCAGTCATATCGGGTCTACTGATCCTGTACTTCCTGGTCCCTATAGTGCGCATCCTCATCAAACGCATCCGGAGGCCAGATACGGGACGGCCCAGAGCAGGTGGGTCATGAAGTTCGCGCAGACTCCCCGGATCCTTTCTCATGCCTCCGAGGCGTGCGTGTCCTCCCCCACTTCTCCGGCCGCAATCCGCTCAGCGGTGCGGCGGTGCGGCGGTGCGCCTCGGCGATGTAGTCCTCAACGTCCTGGATCAGGCCGGCGGCCCCGATGCACCACACACCCCGGGCACCGACCCGGATCCCGCGAAGGTCCCCGGACTTGATCAGGAACCGGATCTGGTTGGCCTTCACGTTCAGGTCTTCCGCGACCTGCTCGATCGTCAGAAAACGATGTGGGATGGATTCGTCGGTCGTCCCGCAATCCTGTATTAGGACATACGGTTTCAGGCGCGGCGCGCCAGCCCAATCGGCGCACCGATAGCTCCGTGGCTCATCGGGGTCGCATCCCAGCTCATGGCCTCACGTTGGATCGGCGCCGGGCGTCGTCACGGGAACGGCCCATTTGCCGAGCAGCTGTTTGTTGGCCTCTCTGAGGGCGTCAAAACCGGTTTCGGGGTAGCCTTCCTGCCGCCCCCACCAGGCACCCGGGTCCCGGGAAATGACCATTCGCTTACCGCCGTCGAGGGGGAAAGTCTCCCAAGCGTCCCCCGGTTTCAACTCCGGGTGGCCGGGTCCCAGGACCTGAAAGGCGAAAATTCCTGGCGCGAACGTCTTCGCAAAGGAATGATCTGCTGCGAACTTGGAATCTGAGGGACCCGGAACACCCGACGACATCATCACGCTGTTG
It encodes the following:
- a CDS encoding alpha/beta hydrolase, translated to MDDKQGLVPQGVVLVHGMWGVPEDWAWVQRALKKQPNLQVVAPDLPSHRLPDAGLLEDADEVRAAIEASPAPTVVVGWSYGCDVVGIAAHGMDNVAHLVYVSSPPLKRHSEVRDASWVDAMEHMHHDEHGRHALDGDWWLSEDEAGLRLPDEVRAFLKDHPRRFATKKTRSDPVPAEAWAEIPTTVLLGAHDNLTSQEARAWAREAVTDVRDVDTDHFMLFNRPEIIADAILEHPPK
- a CDS encoding phosphotransferase; this translates as MLRWDGGRLSTLQADVVSAWLHRPELIADLSWGQLDTQVLQVQVNGSMVIVKSAGPANHHIGREISAHTSYTRPLVERGRAGRMLHSSRELNLLVLEYLDGDLLENTDVEFAEDVHFQAGELLKALHAQERRIDEHYEFRETAKSINWLDKQHRIESAVEQEVRCRLAEYRPQPIDVVPTHGDWQPRNWLSDHGAVKAIDFGRFDFRPAATDFCRLTVQQWQQAPGLEVAFLHGYGEDPRSQTVWRMNLLREAVGTAVWAHIVGDEAFESQGHRMLHQALQHF